From a region of the Solanum stenotomum isolate F172 chromosome 2, ASM1918654v1, whole genome shotgun sequence genome:
- the LOC125854379 gene encoding monocopper oxidase-like protein SKU5 has product MINNQFPGPLLNTTTNDVAIINVHNNLTEPFLMTWNGVQLRRNSWQDGVEGTNCPIMPGKNWTYKFQMKDQIGSFFYFPSLFFQKAAGGYGPIRINNVETVPLPFPRPDYEYDILIGDWYFDEYKDLRISLEDGCKMPFPDAILINGMRSNQAIFEFQPGATYRLRISNVGLKTTLNFKIQDHEMLLVETEGAYTLKKYHQSLDIHVGQSYSVLVTAKNHSYGSSYHMVASSRFIPRELSGLGIIRYPGFDVEPLVAVYPDEPSQDEYGYSMEQALSIRTDLLVGAARRNPQGSYVYGSINISRTLILQNGEAALDGQNRYTVNGVSFLHPRTPLKLADYFQLSDVFEPGFVPAAPVDDVPRLGVAVIDANYHDFVHVVFQNPLDSLQTWHSDGYNFFVVGMGRGKWEEGKMETYNMIDAVFRSTIQVYPYSWTAILIKLDNQGMWNLRSQDAEKWYLGQEFYIRVKGDVNDPSKISPRDEAPIPANVIKCGKVADL; this is encoded by the exons ATGATCAATAATCAGTTTCCAGGGCCCCTTTTGAACACAACAACAAATGATGTGGCCATTATCAATGTTCACAATAACTTGACTGAACCTTTTCTCATGACATG GAATGGAGTGCAATTAAGGAGGAATTCATGGCAAGATGGAGTTGAAGGAACCAATTGTCCAATTATGCCTGGAAAAAATTGGACATACAAATTTCAGATGAAAGATCAGATTGGAAGTTTCTTCTATTTTCCTTCACTTTTCTTCCAGAAAGCTGCTGGAGGCTATGGTCCTATTCGAATTAACAACGTTGAGACTGTTCCTCTTCCATTTCCGCGTCCTGATTATGAATACGATATACTAATTGGAGATTGGTATTTTGATGAGTACAAG GACTTGAGAATTTCTCTAGAAGATGGATGCAAAATGCCTTTTCCTGATGCCATTCTCATCAATGGAATGAGATCTAATCAAGCTATCTTTGAGTTTCAACCCG GGGCTACCTATAGATTGAGAATCTCGAACGTAGGATTAAAAACAaccttaaatttcaaaattcaggACCATGAAATGCTTTTGGTGGAGACTGAAGGAGCCTACACTTTAAAAAAGTACCATCAAAGTCTAGACATCCATGTTGGTCAATCTTATTCTGTTCTTGTTACTGCAAAGAATCACAGCTATGGTAGCTCTTATCATATGGTAGCCTCTTCGCGATTCATCCCGAGGGAACTTTCAGGCCTTGGTATTATTCGTTATCCCGGTTTTGATGTTGAACCCCTGGTTGCTGTTTACCCTGATGAACCTTCTCAGGACGAGTACGGATATTCAATGGAACAAGCTCTATCAATAAG GACAGATTTATTAGTAGGAGCAGCGAGGCGTAATCCTCAAGGATCTTATGTATATGGAAGCATTAACATAAGCCGGACACTGATCCTCCAGAACGGTGAGGCAGCGTTGGATGGACAAAATCGATACACTGTTAATGGGGTATCGTTTTTGCACCCGAGAACACCACTGAAGCTGGCAGATTATTTCCAGCTAAGTGATGTTTTTGAGCCTGGTTTTGTTCCTGCTGCACCAGTAGATGATGTTCCTAGACTTGGTGTCGCAGTCATTGATgccaattatcatgattttgtTCATGTTGTCTTCCAAAATCCGTTAGACTCGTTACAAACATGGCATTCTGATGGATACAACTTCTTTGTTGTCGG AATGGGCCGTGGGAAATGGGAGGAGGGGAAGATGGAAACATACAACATGATTGATGCAGTTTTTCGCTCAACGATTCAG GTGTATCCATATTCATGGACCGCGATACTGATAAAGTTGGACAATCAAGGGATGTGGAATCTGAGATCACAGGATGCAGAAAAATGGTATCTTGGACAAGAATTTTATATTAGAGTGAAAGGAGATGTGAATGATCCTTCCAAGATTTCTCCAAGGGATGAAGCTCCAATTCCAGCAAATGTTATTAAATGTGGAAAAGTTGCtgatttataa
- the LOC125854373 gene encoding protein PSK SIMULATOR 2, which translates to MGGVCTGGTARSRVEIHHESPSGSSKKMESVESIGKQKKDESFSYPDVGAFRGTPNLYDSGELYMSISRELKPSTPARTGVNKAPSSFLGKASIVGLEKAVEVLDTLGSSMTNLNSGGFMTGMTSRGNKISILAFEVANTITKGANLLQSLSKENVEYLKKEILPSKGVQQLVSTNMKELLTIAAADKREEFDIFSREVIRFGDMCKDPQWHNLNRYFSRLDSDTLTHKQLRSEAELMMQELSTLGQHTSELYHEMHALDRFEQDYRRKLEELDSLNLPRKGEGLMMLQSELKHQRKIARSLKKKSLWAKGLEEVVEKLVDIVTYIHQAIVEAFGDNGLTSAVKEPVKKQERLGVAGLALHYANLVTQIDNIASRPTSLPPNMRDGLYNGLPPSIKTALRSRLQAVDAKEELTIPQIKAEMEKTLQWLVPVAADTTKAHQGFGWVGEWANTGSEFGKKNPPQVSLIRLQTLYHADKQKMDYHVLELVTWLHRLISLVRFNGPKAFPGRSPTRKGLNLQTELMMNTTSKTPKVQISLEDRNLLEKVMKRKCLVPGRSKSQEFLLPKNRKKVWALSRSMGNSPCTDFQHPKATVLDILDGLH; encoded by the exons ATGGGAGGTGTTTGTACAGGTGGAACAGCGAGGAGTAGAGTTGAAATTCACCATGAGAGCCCCTCAGGGTCTTCAAAAAAGATGGAGTCAGTTGAGAGCATTGGAAAGCAGAAGAAAGATGAATCTTTTTCGTATCCTGATGTGGGTGCTTTTCGTGGGACGCCTAATCTATATGATTctggtgaattgtatatgtctATTTCGAGGGAGTTGAAGCCATCGACACCTGCTAGGACAGGAGTGAACAAG GCTCCTAGCTCTTTTCTTGGGAAGGCCAGTATAGTCGGCCTAGAGAAAGCAGTTGAAGTATTAGATACACTTGGGAGCAGCATGACAAATTTGAACTCCGGAGGCTTTATGACAGGAATGACATCAAGAGGGAATAAAATATCTATCCTAGCATTTGAGGTAGCGAATACTATTACCAAAGGTGCAAATTTGTTGCAATCTCTTTCCAAAGAAAATGTCGAGTATTTAAAGAAGGAAATTCTACCTTCAAAAGGAGTGCAACAATTGGTTTCTACTAATATGAAGGAACTGCTTACTATTGCTGCTGCCGACAAAAG GGAGGAATTTGACATCTTCTCTCGCGAAGTGATTAGGTTTGGAGATATGTGTAAAGACCCTCAATGGCACAACCTAAATCGATATTTTTCCAG GTTGGACTCAGACACTCTTACTCACAAACAGCTAAGATCAGAGGCTGAATTGATGATGCAGGAACTGAGCACTCTGGGTCAGCATACTTCT GAATTATATCATGAAATGCACGCACTGGACAGATTCGAACAGGATTATCGGAGGAAACTTGAGGAATTAGATTCCTTAAATCTACCTCGGAAAG GCGAAGGTCTCATGATGTTACAGAGTGAGCTAAAACATCAAAGAAAGATTGCGAGGAGCTTGAAAAAGAAATCTCTTTGGGCTAAGGGTTTGGAGGAG GTTGTGGAGAAGCTTGTTGACATTGTTACTTATATACATCAAGCAATTGTGGAAGCATTTGGGGACAATG GATTGACATCTGCTGTCAAGGAGCCAGTGAAGAAACAAGAAAGACTGGGAGTAGCTGGTCTGGCTTTACACTATGCTAACTTAGTTACTCAAATTGATAACATT GCTTCACGGCCCACCTCTCTTCCGCCTAACATGAGGGATGGATTATATAATGGATTACCTCCTTCCATAAAAACGGCCCTTCGTTCACGTTTGCAGGCGGTTGATGCAAAGGAAGAG CTCACAATTCCTCAGATTAAAGCAGAGATGGAAAAAACTCTTCAGTGGCTTGTCCCAGTAGCTGCAGATACTACGAA AGCACACCAAGGCTTTGGATGGGTTGGAGAGTGGGCCAACACCGG AAGCGAGTTTGGCAAGAAGAACCCTCCACAAGTTTCCCTCATTCGACTGCAGACACTCTACCATGCAGACAAACAGAAAATGGACTACCATGTCCTCGAACTAGTGACATGGCTTCACCGTTTGATCAGCCTGGTAAGATTTAACGGGCCCAAGGCTTTCCCAGGACGATCACCAACACGCAAAGGACTTAATCTGCAGACTGAGTTGATGATGAATACTACCTCAAAAACGCCTAAGGTTCAGATTTCTCTTGAAGATAGGAACTTACTAGAGAAAGTGATGAAACGGAAATGTTTGGTCCCTGGAAGAAGCAAGAGCCAGGAGTTTCTGTTGCCCAAGAATCGGAAAAAGGTGTGGGCGCTAAGTAGAAGCATGGGTAACTCCCCTTGTACCGACTTTCAACATCCAAAGGCTACTGTTTTGGATATATTAGATGGCTTACATTAG